Proteins encoded by one window of Vigna radiata var. radiata cultivar VC1973A chromosome 5, Vradiata_ver6, whole genome shotgun sequence:
- the LOC106760256 gene encoding cation/H(+) antiporter 15-like produces MAEVGKRFLEYQLIVNNPNPVWNSENLLRFNLPQFTLLLLCMIALTRIIHYILRPFNQPHFVAEFLAGLLVCPQLVAGTIAFTFVAPPKALLGIETMAHLGLIYNVFLTGLEMNLDAILLARKKATTIAMVSTIIPMLLGAAIYSMAQSLYKGPNLDMSLYNTPSAYLFWALVLSVTNFPVLANILADLKILYTELGRVAVTAATISDFYNWAMFVLLIPFACHSQRPFLSVILTIFFMLFCYLVLRPFLTKLLNKETENNEWDNYKLSYVLVGVLAFAQVTEMLGTHSIVGALVYGLMLPRGKFADMLMERSDDLVSMYLEPLFFVGCGIRFDFSSFKLHKVLNHVLWESWLTVDTGYRLR; encoded by the exons ATGGCAGAAGTTGGAAAACGCTTCCTAGAGTATCAACTTATCGTCAATAATCCCAATCCTGTCTGGAACAGTGAAAACTTATTAAGATTCAATCTTCCACAATTTACCCTTCTATTGCTTTGCATGATCGCTCTCACCCGCATTATACACTACATCCTAAGACCTTTCAATCAACCACATTTCGTTGCTGAGTTTCTT GCAGGTTTACTGGTATGTCCACAACTGGTGGCAGGAACAATAGCATTTACATTTGTGGCACCTCCAAAAGCACTTCTTGGTATAGAGACCATGGCACATCTAGGTCTCATCTACAATGTCTTCCTGACTGGCTTGGAGATGAACCTAGACGCTATCCTGCTAGCAAGAAAAAAGGCTACAACCATTGCTATGGTTAGCACCATCATTCCAATGTTGTTAGGAGCTGCAATATATTCCATGGCTCAATCTCTCTACAAGGGTCCTAACCTTGACATGTCACTTTACAACACACCTAGTGCATATTTATTCTGGGCTTTGGTTCTCAGTGTCACAAACTTCCCTGTCCTTGCTAACATTCTTGCTGATCTTAAGATCCTCTACACAGAGCTAGGTAGAGTGGCTGTAACTGCAGCCACAATAAGCGACTTCTACAATTGGGCAATGTTTGTGTTGCTAATTCCATTTGCTTGTCATAGTCAAAGACCTTTTCTCTCAGTGATATTAACCATTTTCTTTATGCTCTTCTGCTACTTGGTGTTGCGCCCATTCCTTACCAAGTTGTTGAATAAGGAAACAGAAAATAATGAGTGGGACAATTACAAGTTATCGTATGTTCTTGTAGGTGTTTTGGCTTTTGCACAAGTGACTGAAATGCTAGGTACACATTCCATTGTTGGGGCGTTGGTGTATGGATTGATGCTTCCTCGTGGAAAATTTGCTGACATGTTGATGGAAAGGTCAGATGATCTTGTCTCCATGTACCTGGAACCGTTGTTCTTTGTTGGCTGTGGCATAAGATTCGACTTTTCTAGTTTTAAACTGCACAAAGTTCTTAACCATGTTCTGTGGGAATCTTGGTTGACCGTGGACACAGGTTACCGTCTGAGATGA
- the LOC111241574 gene encoding light-harvesting complex-like protein 3 isotype 2, chloroplastic, with protein MRDVDKGVGPCVVQKSSSNENPVVFDTSIIPWWAWMKRFHLPQAELLNGRAAMMGFFMAYLVDSLTRVGLVDQMGNFFCKTLLFVVVIGVLLIRKNEDLENLKKLLDETTLYDKQWQATWQDENSSTPKSE; from the exons atgagagacgTGGATAAGG GTGTGGGTCCTTGTGTCGTTCAAAAATCATCCAGCAATGAAAATCCTGTAGTTTTTGACACCTCCATCATACCCTGGTGGGCATGGATGAAAAGGTTCCATCTCCCTCAAGCTGAACTACTCAATg GTCGTGCCGCCATGATGGGATTCTTTATGGCATATTTGGTTGATAGCTTGACGAGAGTAGGCCTAGTGGATCAAATGGGAAACTTCTTTTGCAAAACTCTGTTGTTCGTGGTTGTGATCGGAGTTCTTTTGATCCGAAAGAATGAGGACCTTGAAAACCTTAAGAAGCTATTGGATGAGACTACTTTATATGACAAGCAATGGCAAGCAACATGGCAGGACGAAAATTCAAGCACTCCAAAGAGTGAGTAG